In Marixanthomonas ophiurae, one genomic interval encodes:
- a CDS encoding IS110 family RNA-guided transposase has protein sequence MNKYNETFGVDISKDVFDAHGSKNGHSQFKNDEKGFKAFLKSLPVQALVVMEATGYYHYRLAQFLYKNEVVVSVVNPLSVKRFIQMGLAKVKTDKSDAKAICNYALRNDVPLYTALTDVQSECLQLFRLLDSFIKHRTATKNKIHGEETLGVPSKAVYRSLKRNKKHLDKELAAIEERILSLVKKDQQHQLTLLTSIPGIGVKTALFLIVVTDGFSKFENASQLCSYVGITPVIKESGSSVKGRSKISKVGNKKLRNLLFLCSFNACKHNRACKGIYERLVNKGKSKKLALIAVSNKLLRQAFAIAKSGKPYDDEFVSVLKK, from the coding sequence ATGAATAAATATAATGAAACTTTTGGAGTTGACATCAGCAAAGATGTCTTTGATGCCCACGGTAGCAAAAATGGCCACAGCCAATTTAAGAACGATGAAAAAGGGTTCAAAGCCTTTTTGAAATCATTGCCGGTCCAAGCCCTTGTCGTTATGGAAGCTACAGGATATTACCATTATAGGCTGGCACAGTTTCTTTACAAAAATGAGGTAGTGGTATCTGTAGTGAACCCTTTGTCCGTTAAACGCTTTATACAGATGGGACTGGCCAAGGTAAAGACCGATAAGAGCGACGCCAAGGCCATCTGCAACTATGCGCTCAGAAATGATGTGCCGTTGTACACAGCCTTGACAGATGTCCAGAGTGAATGTTTACAGCTGTTCCGGTTATTGGATAGTTTTATCAAGCACCGTACGGCAACAAAAAACAAGATTCACGGTGAAGAAACACTGGGCGTCCCCTCCAAAGCCGTTTATCGCTCATTGAAGCGGAACAAGAAGCATTTGGATAAGGAACTAGCAGCTATTGAAGAAAGGATCCTGTCCTTGGTTAAGAAAGACCAGCAGCACCAATTGACGCTATTGACGAGCATACCTGGCATTGGTGTCAAGACAGCGTTGTTCTTGATAGTGGTCACAGATGGGTTCTCAAAGTTCGAGAATGCATCTCAGTTGTGCAGTTATGTGGGTATCACACCTGTTATAAAAGAGTCTGGTAGCAGCGTAAAGGGACGAAGCAAAATAAGCAAGGTTGGCAACAAGAAGTTGCGCAACCTATTGTTTTTGTGCTCGTTCAATGCGTGCAAGCATAACAGGGCTTGCAAAGGGATTTATGAACGTTTGGTCAACAAAGGAAAAAGTAAAAAACTTGCTCTGATTGCGGTCTCCAATAAATTATTGAGGCAGGCTTTTGCAATTGCAAAATCAGGTAAACCTTATGACGATGAATTTGTTTCGGTCCTAAAAAAGTAA
- a CDS encoding cyanophycinase: MKYLKNLRIFLLLILVISCQNTEDKANTSKSQSIGPKNGALLIGGGGITDEMWKVFYDLAGGKKSKLVVIPTAFDENTIDYDPEFKILKRQFKERGFDSIQFMHTRDTLVANSDAFVKPLKTATAVWLTGGRSYRTSDTYLNTKTHKELKKVLERGGIIGGHSAGASIQGSYLARGGRGLEDNYKIISNPEVGFGFVTNSAFDQHHLERNRQYDMFDLLKIKPELLGIGVDENTAVLVQGNEFEVIGDKYVTIYDGTFWSNYFNEIDTLRSGKNKFYFLKNGDKYNLKERRVQRNKFIKSKNITSNEQKEYVGNYLFEKSKVFWNNIIIENDTLKFQIVRRNIVRDPIPIYAYEKDLFFDTDAELWFHFTRDSLGQIIGFEKRTHQFIDGLNQRFNKITE, from the coding sequence TTGAAATATCTTAAAAACCTAAGAATATTTTTACTACTTATTTTGGTTATTTCTTGCCAAAATACTGAAGACAAAGCAAACACAAGCAAAAGCCAATCTATCGGACCAAAAAATGGTGCATTGCTTATTGGTGGTGGTGGAATTACAGATGAAATGTGGAAAGTCTTTTATGATTTAGCTGGAGGAAAGAAATCTAAACTTGTTGTTATCCCAACTGCATTTGATGAAAATACAATTGACTACGACCCTGAATTTAAGATTTTAAAACGTCAATTTAAGGAGCGTGGTTTTGATAGTATTCAATTTATGCACACAAGAGACACTTTAGTCGCTAATAGTGATGCTTTTGTAAAACCTCTCAAAACCGCTACCGCTGTTTGGCTTACAGGTGGTAGATCCTATAGAACTTCCGACACTTATTTGAATACTAAAACCCATAAGGAATTAAAAAAAGTTTTAGAGCGTGGCGGAATAATTGGCGGACATTCTGCAGGTGCATCAATACAAGGTTCATATTTGGCAAGAGGAGGACGAGGGTTAGAAGATAATTACAAAATTATCAGCAACCCTGAAGTTGGCTTTGGTTTTGTAACAAATTCAGCTTTTGACCAACATCATTTAGAAAGAAACCGACAATATGATATGTTCGATTTATTAAAAATTAAACCTGAATTATTGGGAATTGGTGTAGATGAAAATACTGCCGTTTTAGTTCAAGGAAACGAGTTTGAAGTAATCGGCGACAAATATGTTACAATTTATGATGGTACATTTTGGTCCAACTATTTTAATGAAATTGATACACTCAGATCTGGAAAGAACAAATTTTATTTTTTAAAAAATGGAGATAAATATAATCTAAAGGAGCGACGAGTTCAACGAAACAAGTTTATAAAATCAAAAAACATTACTTCTAACGAGCAAAAGGAATATGTAGGGAATTATTTGTTTGAGAAAAGCAAAGTTTTTTGGAACAACATCATAATTGAAAATGACACTTTGAAATTCCAAATTGTTCGCAGAAATATTGTTCGAGACCCAATTCCAATTTACGCATACGAAAAAGATTTATTCTTTGACACAGACGCAGAATTGTGGTTTCATTTCACAAGAGATAGTTTAGGACAGATTATTGGATTTGAAAAAAGAACTCATCAGTTTATAGATGGTCTAAACCAAAGGTTTAATAAGATTACGGAATAA
- a CDS encoding MFS transporter: MKQSKVILPVIVISQFCCTSLWFAGNGVINDLVLDFNLNISALGHLTSAVQFGFIIGTLVFAILTIADRFSPSKVFLFSALLGSLFNLGIIWEGNNLMSLLLLRFFTGFFLAGIYPVGMKIAADYYKKGLGKSLGFLVGALVVGTAFPHLLKEITDLYSWKSVVITTSSLAILGGSIMILMVPDGPYRMPKKQIDLSIFFSVFNNRKFRSVAFGYFGHMWELYAFWAFVPIMLKKYNLEHSQTVFNNVPVLSFLIIGIGGLSCVLSGYLAQKAGSKRTAFIALLLSCGCCLISPLLFNSEYESLFIAFLIFWGMVVIADSPLLSTLVAQNAPGEIKGTALTIVNCIGYSITIISIQFITEMIELTNSNTIYTILAIGPILGLIALKRKNKINIPNTE, from the coding sequence TTGAAACAATCTAAGGTAATACTTCCAGTAATTGTAATCTCGCAGTTTTGCTGTACCTCACTTTGGTTTGCGGGAAACGGTGTAATAAATGATCTCGTACTAGATTTTAATCTTAACATCAGTGCCTTAGGACATTTAACTTCGGCCGTACAGTTTGGGTTTATTATCGGTACACTGGTTTTCGCTATCTTGACTATTGCCGACCGATTTTCACCATCAAAAGTATTTTTATTCAGTGCATTACTTGGTTCATTGTTCAATTTAGGGATAATCTGGGAAGGCAACAATTTAATGAGTTTACTCCTACTTCGTTTTTTTACAGGGTTTTTTCTTGCGGGTATTTATCCAGTAGGGATGAAAATAGCTGCAGATTACTATAAAAAAGGACTCGGCAAGTCACTTGGATTTTTAGTTGGTGCATTGGTGGTCGGTACTGCATTTCCACATTTGCTAAAAGAAATAACTGATCTATATTCTTGGAAATCTGTAGTTATTACAACTTCATCTCTTGCAATCTTAGGCGGCTCAATAATGATACTTATGGTGCCTGATGGTCCGTACCGAATGCCTAAAAAACAAATAGATCTATCCATTTTTTTTAGCGTATTTAATAATCGAAAATTTCGTTCTGTTGCTTTCGGTTATTTTGGTCATATGTGGGAATTGTACGCCTTTTGGGCTTTTGTACCCATTATGTTGAAAAAATATAATTTGGAACATTCTCAAACAGTATTCAATAATGTTCCAGTATTATCATTCTTAATAATCGGAATAGGTGGGTTGTCCTGCGTACTCAGTGGCTATCTTGCGCAGAAAGCAGGTTCCAAACGAACAGCATTCATTGCACTATTGCTATCTTGTGGATGTTGCCTCATTTCTCCATTGCTATTTAATAGCGAATATGAAAGCCTGTTTATTGCTTTTCTTATTTTTTGGGGAATGGTTGTTATTGCAGACTCTCCGCTTTTATCAACACTAGTGGCTCAAAATGCACCGGGAGAAATAAAGGGTACTGCACTTACTATTGTTAATTGCATAGGGTATTCAATAACGATAATTAGCATTCAATTTATTACAGAAATGATAGAGTTGACTAATTCAAATACTATTTATACAATATTAGCGATAGGTCCTATTTTGGGTTTGATTGCGTTGAAAAGGAAAAATAAAATAAATATACCAAATACAGAATAA
- a CDS encoding hydrolase produces MRKKIYMYLFFFALLFIIFQYMNEKQIYESQENDIALLKKKVKKYEKANDSLATQLMDVNYFTLQGNDNAMTYFEDVGYEAPDIENRVKEHIYDLNGKKGKNPIVSYDGIEGKMKINKVKFLNHRWIVADFTDGTYWGEMVLEYYVNEDESIDLNVIGSLLYGK; encoded by the coding sequence ATGAGGAAGAAAATATATATGTACCTGTTCTTTTTTGCTTTGTTGTTCATCATATTTCAATATATGAACGAAAAGCAGATATATGAATCGCAAGAAAATGACATAGCTCTGTTGAAAAAGAAGGTTAAGAAGTATGAAAAGGCCAACGATTCTCTGGCTACCCAATTAATGGACGTGAACTATTTTACCCTGCAAGGCAATGATAATGCCATGACCTATTTTGAAGATGTAGGCTATGAAGCCCCTGATATTGAAAACCGGGTGAAAGAACACATTTACGATCTAAATGGTAAAAAAGGTAAAAACCCAATTGTTTCATATGATGGGATAGAAGGGAAAATGAAAATAAACAAAGTAAAGTTTTTAAACCACCGTTGGATTGTAGCCGATTTTACCGACGGCACGTATTGGGGCGAAATGGTTTTGGAATATTACGTGAACGAAGATGAAAGCATCGACCTAAATGTGATTGGCTCGTTACTGTATGGTAAGTAG
- a CDS encoding MBL fold metallo-hydrolase, translated as MNSQFTVTFLGTGTSQGVPVIGSDHPVCKSNDPKDKRLRVSVLLQWNNYNYVIDCGPDFRYQMLREGVTHLNGILLTHEHSDHTAGIDDIRPFYFKQGNIPFYAHKRVFKSLHDRFAYIFEIENKYPGAPTLDEIEIDKDTSFIISEKKVTPIEAMHHTLPVLGFYIDGFTYLTDVKTIAEEEVEKIKDTKVLVVNALREKEHYSHFNLEEALAFIEKINPERAYLTHISHLMGFHEEASKQLPDNVFMAYDTLKITI; from the coding sequence ATGAATTCGCAATTTACCGTAACATTTTTGGGCACTGGAACTTCACAAGGTGTCCCCGTAATAGGAAGTGACCATCCCGTTTGTAAAAGTAACGATCCCAAGGATAAACGTCTTCGGGTTTCTGTGCTGTTGCAATGGAATAATTACAATTATGTAATTGACTGTGGACCGGATTTTCGGTACCAAATGCTAAGGGAAGGCGTAACACACCTAAATGGAATACTATTGACTCACGAGCATAGCGACCATACAGCGGGCATAGATGATATACGCCCGTTTTATTTTAAACAGGGTAATATCCCGTTTTATGCCCATAAACGGGTTTTTAAATCGCTTCACGATCGCTTTGCTTATATTTTTGAAATTGAAAATAAATACCCAGGTGCGCCAACCTTAGACGAAATTGAAATAGATAAGGATACTTCTTTTATTATTAGCGAAAAGAAAGTAACACCCATTGAGGCCATGCACCATACGCTCCCGGTTTTAGGGTTTTATATTGATGGGTTTACGTATTTAACCGATGTTAAAACAATTGCTGAAGAAGAAGTTGAAAAAATAAAAGATACAAAAGTGCTTGTGGTTAACGCGTTACGGGAAAAAGAACACTATTCGCATTTTAATTTAGAAGAAGCATTGGCTTTTATAGAAAAAATAAACCCAGAGCGTGCTTATTTAACACATATAAGCCATTTAATGGGTTTTCACGAAGAAGCGTCAAAACAACTGCCTGACAATGTTTTTATGGCGTATGATACGTTGAAAATTACGATATAA
- a CDS encoding TonB-dependent receptor: MPDTILGDKEFENIPSIRSKAFRINLNENIYGTFAEIGAGQETVRNFFRAGGASGTIAKTMSAYDKDFSDAIYGEEEDGRYVTESRLKKMLSHEIDLIEQRIARKKHPNKLFFAYANTVATIDFAKKYKGHGWVGIKYQVDPKEDYSEIMLHVRFHENEALLQQITLGILGVNLIYGAYYKYDEPKKLLRYLYDHIDKDKIEIDTINFSGPKFEKIDNRLMSLQLIKNGMTEAIMFGPDGNNILPARILYKKNILALRGSFRPVTKVNIDMYENSYEMFLQERKVEKERTEVIFEITLSNLRAEGEIDEEDFMDRAKLLCSLGHTVMISNFQEYYKLVEYFSRYTKMRLGLAMGVNNLVDIFDEKYYRHLSGGILEAFGKLFFKDLKVYLYPMRDPETGEYTTSENLKVHPRMKELYKFFKYNGKVVDIKDYNPNILNIFSREVLEMIEKGEENWEEMLPPGVSEIIHQKELFSYHENTKTAK, from the coding sequence ATGCCAGATACTATATTAGGAGACAAAGAGTTTGAAAACATTCCTTCCATTAGAAGTAAAGCTTTTCGAATAAATTTGAATGAAAATATCTACGGAACTTTTGCCGAAATAGGTGCTGGACAAGAAACCGTTCGAAATTTCTTTAGGGCTGGTGGCGCATCAGGAACTATTGCGAAAACCATGTCGGCTTACGATAAAGATTTTAGCGATGCCATTTATGGGGAAGAAGAAGATGGACGCTACGTTACAGAGTCCCGACTCAAAAAAATGCTTTCGCACGAAATAGATCTTATTGAACAGCGAATAGCCCGAAAAAAACATCCAAATAAACTCTTTTTCGCATATGCCAATACGGTAGCAACTATTGATTTTGCTAAAAAATATAAAGGTCACGGTTGGGTTGGTATTAAATATCAAGTAGACCCAAAAGAAGATTATAGCGAAATTATGCTACATGTTCGCTTTCACGAAAATGAAGCGTTACTGCAACAAATTACATTGGGTATTCTTGGTGTTAATTTAATTTATGGTGCTTATTACAAATACGATGAGCCCAAAAAGCTCTTACGGTATTTGTACGATCATATTGACAAAGACAAGATTGAGATTGATACCATTAACTTTTCCGGACCTAAGTTTGAAAAGATTGATAACCGTTTAATGAGTTTACAGCTTATTAAAAACGGAATGACCGAAGCGATTATGTTTGGCCCAGACGGTAACAATATATTACCGGCTAGAATTTTATATAAGAAAAATATTTTAGCGCTTCGCGGAAGTTTTCGACCAGTAACAAAAGTAAACATCGATATGTATGAAAACTCATACGAGATGTTTTTACAGGAAAGAAAAGTTGAAAAAGAGCGTACCGAAGTTATTTTTGAAATCACCCTATCAAACCTTCGAGCAGAAGGCGAAATAGATGAAGAAGATTTTATGGATCGAGCTAAACTGCTCTGTTCGCTAGGTCATACGGTAATGATTTCTAATTTTCAAGAGTATTATAAGTTAGTGGAATATTTTTCTCGCTATACAAAAATGCGCTTAGGATTAGCAATGGGAGTAAATAATCTGGTCGATATTTTTGATGAAAAATACTATCGTCATTTAAGTGGTGGTATTCTAGAAGCCTTTGGAAAATTGTTCTTTAAAGACCTTAAAGTATACCTCTACCCAATGCGTGATCCTGAGACTGGAGAGTATACCACTAGCGAAAACCTGAAAGTACATCCACGAATGAAAGAGCTATATAAGTTCTTTAAGTACAACGGTAAAGTAGTGGATATAAAAGATTATAACCCAAACATTTTAAACATCTTCTCTCGCGAAGTGTTAGAGATGATAGAAAAAGGAGAAGAAAACTGGGAGGAAATGCTTCCACCTGGGGTTTCTGAAATTATCCATCAAAAGGAATTGTTTAGCTATCATGAAAATACCAAGACGGCGAAGTAA
- the bcp gene encoding thioredoxin-dependent thiol peroxidase: MKTLQEGDKVPNFTVNDQEGNPVSLMDYKGHKLVVFFYPKANTPGCTKEACNLRDNYKELKNKGYKLLGVSADSERKQKNFKEKYDFPFTLLADENKEVINAFGVWGPKKFMGREYDGIHRMTFIVDEEGKVERVIAKVKTKDHAAQILE; this comes from the coding sequence ATGAAAACCTTACAAGAAGGGGACAAAGTCCCAAATTTTACAGTTAACGATCAAGAAGGCAACCCCGTATCGCTTATGGATTATAAAGGCCATAAATTGGTTGTTTTTTTCTACCCTAAAGCAAATACACCTGGATGCACCAAAGAAGCCTGTAACCTACGCGATAACTATAAAGAGCTTAAAAATAAAGGCTACAAATTGTTGGGGGTAAGTGCGGATAGTGAACGCAAGCAAAAAAACTTTAAAGAAAAGTACGATTTTCCATTTACATTACTGGCAGATGAAAACAAAGAGGTGATCAACGCTTTTGGCGTTTGGGGACCTAAAAAGTTTATGGGTCGGGAATATGATGGTATCCATAGAATGACATTTATTGTTGATGAAGAAGGAAAAGTAGAACGTGTTATTGCGAAAGTAAAAACGAAAGATCACGCAGCTCAGATTTTAGAATAA
- a CDS encoding endonuclease III domain-containing protein, with product MTKQEKVDFVIKTLKELYPQIPIPLDHKDPYTLLIAVLLSAQSTDVRVNKITPLLFEVADNPYDMVKLSVEEIREIIKPVGLSPMKSKGIHGLSEILIEKYNGKVPADFEALESFPAVGHKTASVVMSQAFNVPAFPVDTHIHRLLYRWGFTNGKNVTQTEKDAKRLFPMDLWNELHLQIIWYGRHYSPARGWDLEKDIITKTIGRKTVLNEYYKKKRK from the coding sequence ATGACGAAACAGGAAAAGGTTGACTTTGTTATCAAGACCCTAAAAGAATTGTATCCACAAATACCAATTCCTCTAGATCATAAAGACCCCTACACATTGTTGATTGCAGTCTTACTTTCTGCCCAAAGCACCGATGTGCGCGTCAATAAAATTACGCCTTTGCTGTTTGAAGTTGCCGATAATCCGTATGATATGGTAAAGCTGTCGGTAGAAGAAATCCGGGAGATCATTAAACCTGTTGGGTTATCACCCATGAAATCGAAAGGCATTCATGGACTTTCTGAAATTTTAATTGAAAAATATAACGGAAAAGTTCCTGCAGATTTTGAAGCATTGGAATCGTTTCCTGCCGTGGGTCATAAAACAGCTAGCGTAGTAATGTCTCAGGCGTTTAATGTTCCTGCATTTCCTGTAGATACACATATTCATAGACTACTATACCGATGGGGGTTTACTAACGGGAAAAACGTAACACAAACCGAGAAAGATGCCAAACGTCTCTTCCCTATGGATTTATGGAATGAACTTCATTTACAGATAATATGGTATGGACGGCACTACTCTCCAGCCCGTGGCTGGGATTTAGAAAAAGATATTATTACTAAAACAATTGGCAGGAAAACGGTACTGAACGAATATTATAAAAAGAAGAGAAAATAA
- a CDS encoding RNA polymerase sigma factor gives MKQNTHTDAVLVSAYINGDESALSHLITRHKQRIYSFIYSKVYNRDVTEDIFQDTFIKVIRSLKRGKYNEEGKFLPWVMRIAHNLVIDYFRKNNRMPKFENKDDFNIFSVLSDGALNAEKQIIKGQVENDVRRLIEELPEDQKEVLIMRIYKEMSFKEISLQTDVSINTALGRMRYALINLRKVIDKHNIVLTN, from the coding sequence ATGAAACAGAACACCCATACGGATGCAGTATTGGTTAGTGCTTACATAAACGGTGATGAATCTGCACTCTCTCATTTAATTACCCGCCACAAGCAACGTATTTACAGTTTTATTTATTCTAAAGTCTATAATAGGGATGTTACTGAAGATATTTTTCAGGACACTTTTATAAAAGTTATACGTTCATTAAAACGAGGAAAATATAACGAAGAAGGAAAATTTCTACCTTGGGTTATGCGCATTGCCCATAATTTGGTTATAGATTATTTCAGAAAAAATAACCGCATGCCAAAATTTGAAAATAAAGACGATTTCAATATTTTCTCCGTGCTCTCTGATGGAGCTTTAAATGCCGAAAAACAAATAATAAAAGGGCAAGTTGAAAATGATGTACGACGGTTGATTGAAGAGTTACCCGAAGACCAAAAAGAAGTACTCATTATGCGTATTTACAAAGAAATGAGCTTTAAAGAAATAAGCTTACAGACTGATGTAAGTATCAATACGGCACTAGGAAGGATGCGATATGCACTTATTAATTTGCGTAAGGTAATTGATAAACATAATATTGTGTTGACAAATTAA
- the uvrA gene encoding excinuclease ABC subunit UvrA — protein sequence MWYLCKILPEKEHFILNIDTLDTKKNILIKGAKLHNLKNIDVAIPRNKLVVITGLSGSGKSSLAFDTLYAEGQRRYVESLSSYARQFLGRLDKPKVDSIKGIAPAIAIEQKVNSTNPRSTVGTSTEIYDYLKLLYTRIGHTFSPVSGNEVKKDTVTDVINYIKTFPEGEKMLLLAPIYLEEGRTMKNKIQALAQQGYARVKNKNTVIRIDELKESNFTKDLQLVIDRIITKDDEDFYNRLADAIEMAFYEGKGELYIEKLSDNSNKEFNNRFEADGMTFPEPNVHLFSFNNPYGACPNCEGYGDVIGIDDDLVIPNTSLSIYENAIFPWRGDSMGWYRDQLVNNAYKFDFPIHKPWFELTEEQKQLVWDGNKYFEGLNDFFSFLESKSYKIQNRVMLSRYRGKTKCNVCNGKRLRPEASYVKVGGKAIQELVELPLEKVAVFFKELQLNEYDTNVSKRLLLEINNRLQFLMDVGLSYLTLNRKSNTLSGGESQRINLATSLGSSLVGSMYILDEPSIGLHPKDTERLIEVLKSLRDLGNTVIVVEHDEDIMKAADEIIDIGPEAGTFGGEVVSTGTFKDILKSDSLTAKYLNGTMEIEVPKKRRSWKESIKVIGARQNNLKNIDAEFPLGIFTAVTGVSGSGKSTLVKKILYPAMLRKIGGYGEKPGQFSELKGSFNNIKNIEFVDQNPIGRSSRSNPVTYIKAYDDIRNLFASQKLSKIRNYKAKHFSFNVDGGRCETCKGDGEVTIEMQFMADVHLECETCNGKRFKKEILEVTFEGKNIDDVLTMTVDDAISFFKKHDEKKITKKLKPLQDVGLGYVQLGQSSSTLSGGEAQRIKLASFLIKGTTKDKALFIFDEPTTGLHFHDIKKLLASFYALLEKGHTVIVVEHNMELVKCADHIIDLGPEGGEKGGQVVAEGTPEEVAKNKKSFTATYLKEKI from the coding sequence ATGTGGTATCTTTGCAAAATCTTACCTGAAAAAGAACATTTTATTTTGAATATTGACACTTTAGATACTAAAAAGAACATACTAATTAAAGGAGCAAAGCTTCATAACTTAAAGAATATTGATGTTGCTATACCCCGAAATAAATTAGTAGTAATAACTGGACTTTCCGGAAGTGGGAAGTCTAGCTTAGCCTTTGACACCCTCTATGCTGAAGGCCAACGCCGTTATGTAGAAAGTCTTTCCTCCTATGCTCGGCAATTTTTAGGACGGTTGGACAAGCCCAAAGTAGATTCTATTAAAGGGATTGCACCAGCTATTGCTATTGAACAAAAGGTGAATTCTACCAATCCACGATCTACTGTAGGAACTTCTACTGAAATATACGATTACCTAAAGCTTTTATACACTCGTATTGGGCATACATTTTCACCGGTTTCAGGCAATGAAGTAAAAAAAGATACGGTAACCGATGTCATTAACTACATAAAAACATTTCCTGAAGGTGAAAAAATGCTCCTCCTCGCCCCTATTTATTTAGAAGAAGGGCGAACAATGAAAAATAAAATTCAGGCTCTAGCACAACAAGGATATGCTCGAGTTAAAAATAAAAACACGGTAATTCGTATTGATGAATTAAAAGAGAGCAATTTCACAAAGGACTTGCAATTGGTTATCGATAGAATTATAACGAAAGATGATGAAGATTTTTACAACCGCCTTGCCGATGCTATAGAAATGGCCTTTTATGAAGGCAAAGGCGAATTGTACATTGAAAAACTATCTGATAATTCAAATAAAGAGTTTAACAACCGTTTTGAGGCTGATGGGATGACGTTCCCAGAACCAAACGTACATTTGTTCAGTTTTAATAATCCATATGGTGCCTGTCCCAATTGTGAAGGTTATGGCGATGTTATTGGTATTGATGATGATTTGGTAATCCCTAACACTTCCCTGTCCATTTATGAAAATGCCATTTTCCCGTGGCGTGGTGATAGTATGGGGTGGTACCGAGATCAGTTGGTCAATAATGCCTATAAGTTCGATTTCCCTATTCATAAGCCCTGGTTTGAGCTTACCGAAGAACAAAAACAACTGGTTTGGGACGGAAATAAATATTTTGAAGGCTTAAACGACTTCTTTTCTTTTTTAGAATCGAAAAGTTATAAAATTCAAAATCGGGTGATGTTATCACGCTACCGCGGAAAAACAAAATGTAATGTTTGTAACGGAAAACGACTACGTCCAGAAGCAAGCTATGTAAAAGTAGGCGGAAAGGCTATTCAAGAATTAGTAGAACTTCCACTTGAAAAGGTAGCTGTCTTTTTTAAAGAATTACAATTAAACGAATACGACACGAATGTGTCCAAAAGGCTGTTGCTTGAAATAAACAACCGTCTTCAATTTTTAATGGATGTTGGACTGAGCTATCTGACTCTGAACCGAAAAAGTAACACGCTTTCCGGAGGAGAATCACAACGAATTAATTTAGCCACTTCGTTGGGCAGTAGCTTGGTCGGCTCCATGTATATACTTGATGAGCCAAGCATTGGTCTGCATCCCAAAGATACCGAGCGGTTAATTGAAGTTTTAAAATCATTACGCGATCTTGGAAATACTGTTATTGTAGTGGAGCATGATGAAGATATTATGAAAGCTGCCGATGAAATTATAGACATTGGTCCAGAAGCAGGAACCTTTGGTGGCGAAGTGGTTTCAACAGGAACGTTTAAAGATATTTTGAAATCTGACTCCCTTACAGCCAAATACCTAAATGGCACCATGGAGATTGAAGTTCCTAAAAAGCGCCGCAGTTGGAAAGAAAGCATTAAAGTAATCGGTGCCCGGCAAAACAACTTAAAAAATATAGATGCAGAATTCCCACTAGGTATTTTTACAGCTGTCACTGGTGTTTCAGGAAGTGGTAAAAGTACCTTGGTTAAGAAGATTCTATATCCAGCCATGCTTCGGAAAATTGGTGGTTATGGTGAAAAACCGGGCCAGTTTTCAGAATTAAAAGGAAGTTTCAACAATATAAAGAACATTGAATTTGTTGATCAGAACCCAATCGGTCGTTCGAGCCGAAGCAATCCAGTAACGTACATAAAAGCGTATGACGATATAAGGAATCTATTTGCTTCACAAAAACTCTCAAAAATACGAAATTATAAAGCCAAGCATTTCAGTTTTAATGTAGATGGCGGCCGCTGTGAAACCTGTAAAGGTGATGGCGAAGTGACCATAGAGATGCAGTTTATGGCCGATGTACATCTAGAATGTGAAACGTGCAATGGAAAACGTTTCAAAAAAGAAATTCTGGAAGTAACCTTTGAAGGTAAAAACATTGATGACGTTTTAACGATGACGGTTGATGATGCTATTTCATTCTTTAAAAAACATGATGAGAAAAAAATAACTAAGAAATTAAAGCCACTACAAGATGTAGGTTTAGGGTATGTACAGTTAGGTCAAAGCTCTTCTACGCTTTCTGGCGGAGAGGCGCAACGTATTAAACTAGCTTCCTTTTTAATTAAAGGTACCACAAAGGACAAAGCTCTCTTTATTTTTGATGAACCTACTACTGGGCTACATTTTCACGATATCAAAAAACTGTTGGCATCATTCTATGCTTTATTGGAAAAAGGTCATACCGTTATTGTTGTGGAGCACAATATGGAGTTGGTGAAATGCGCCGACCATATTATAGACCTCGGCCCAGAAGGTGGTGAAAAAGGAGGACAAGTAGTGGCAGAAGGCACCCCTGAAGAAGTAGCCAAAAACAAAAAGTCGTTTACCGCTACTTATTTAAAAGAAAAGATTTAA